From one Mytilus trossulus isolate FHL-02 chromosome 10, PNRI_Mtr1.1.1.hap1, whole genome shotgun sequence genomic stretch:
- the LOC134687066 gene encoding centrosomal protein of 85 kDa-like isoform X1: protein MALNEIDKWDYRPRDRYLDPGSDSDSDMSWKGPHSPGFTIQSNVPDYQKMLQSQITSSSGWSDNRLDRTSDRYGLHSSPHLTSGSRSNDISYTDRRMYQTYQPSKYGLPGSPSYDSYMNRDFNEFTTGPLEETVNPVILEDPLRPSGYTPSSYDLKKFDDELFGRSGKSNFLDGSGGNDSELNLDTPNNVNDSWISPPMRQTAKSELPPSEFKTPVRHNRAGILRDTSKYNDEKSNRGNIAVPSSESQITNSNHNSGWADRNNVDHGKPGPAGLGQWQKQHQNHMAFRNTDGQKSQGLATLFKHLSDDQLGSDKWESVRRAADAIINEKDMMIDKLKLRMMSLEEDNNKYEARLKRALISDVSGEEDAIRKITDLDIENASLKAEMAQMKAKKNAELDDLERKLGAAEHENEHLKSAIRTRVPGNDAIEKQISQLTNEREEWKGKFLDLRESHQQMKGRLDQLQDYLRDIPTMEETAANLQELNNLREETKFQKQQLEQLQEKLFNNKKLLSQRDLKIEELQNQMDHLSGKMNGISSELDRIKSDGEGAVLQRCQEEIVRLKEDNQRLAIDFEKAKKLLETSHRKVRHMEVKLQNEQKQSKGRVQQEEETVMALREESRQKDEQMMKMRRALKELGGKNQDLMEQNLIIREQLKHLEFLSTDETQKLQRRFTQEMGLCFSELQSLVNICMQRADGQDPNMSMLLGVRPPTNEQELDTPVSSDEKQTLRHWLSKLRDLRSEVEKLRGMISNKYAEDMGDNLNCATQ, encoded by the exons ATGGCccttaatgaaattgacaag TGGGACTATAGACCCCGGGACAGATACCTAGACCCAGGGAGTGATAGCGATTCTGACATGTCGTGGAAAGGACCTCACTCTCCAGGTTTTACCATTCAAAGCAATGTACCAg ACTATCAGAAGATGTTACAGAGCCAGATTACATCCAGTTCAG GATGGTCTGACAACAGATTGGATAGAACATCAGACAGATATGGACTTCATTCTTCACCCCACTTGACCTCagggtcaaggtcaaatgacattTCGTATACAGACAGAAGAATGTATCAGACATATCAGCCATCTAAATATGGATTACCTGGTAGTCCAAGTTACGATTCTTATATGAATCGAGATTTTAACGAATTCACGACAGGACCATTAGAAGAGACTGTTAACCCCGTTATTTTGGAGGACCCTTTAAGGCCCAGTGGTTATACACCATCTTCTTATGACTTGAAAAAATTTGACGATGAATTATTTGGACGTTCAGGAAAAAGTAATTTTTTGGATGGGTCAGGGGGAAACGATAGTGAACTTAATTTAGACACACCCAATAATGTGAATGATTCATGGATTTCACCGCCAATGAGACAAACCGCTAAGTCTGAATTGCCGCCAAGTGAATTTAAAACACCTGTGAGACATAATAGAGCTGGAATTTTAAGAGAcacatcaaaatataatgacGAAAAGTCAAATCGAGGGAATATTGCAGTGCCTTCTAGTGAGTCTCAAATAACAAACAGTAACCATAACTCTGGGTGGGCAGACAGAAATAATGTAGATCATGGTAAACCAGGACCAGCTGGCCTTGGTCAGTGGCAAAAACAACACCAAAACCATATGGCATTCAGGAACACCGATGGTCAG AAGTCACAAGGACTAGCtacattatttaaacatttatcagATGACCAGTTAGGAAGTGACAAGTGGGAGTCTGTTAGAAGAGCAGCAGACGCCATCATTAATGAAAAAGACATGATGATTGATAA ACTAAAGCTGAGGATGATGAGTCTAGAAgaagataataacaaatatgaaGCCAGATTAAAAAGAGCTTTGATCAGTGATGTCAGTGGAGAGGAAGACGCCATTAGAAAAATAACG gaCCTTGATATAGAGAATGCATCATTGAAAGCTGAAATGGCACAAATGAAGGCAAAGAAAAATGCAGAACTAGATGATTTAGAGAGAAAACTTGG GGCTGCTGAGCATGaaaatgaacatttgaaatCTGCTATAAGAACAAGAGTTCCTGGAAATGATGCAATCGAAAAACAG ATTTCTCAACTAACCAATGAAAGAGAGGAATGGAAAGGTAAATTTCTTGATTTACGAGAGAGTCATCAGCAGATGAAAGGGAGGCTTGACCAGTTACAGGATTATCTTAGAGATATTCCCACCATGGAAGAAACTGCCGCTAATTTACAAGAA TTAAACAATTTGAGAGAAGaaacaaaattccaaaaacaacAACTGGAACAGCTTCAAGAAAAACTTTTCAACAATAAGAAATTACTGTCTCAGCGAGATTTAAAGATTGAAGAATTACAAAATCAGATGGATCATTTGTCCGGGAAGATGAATGGTATATCATCTGAACTAGATAGAATTAAATCTGATGGGGAAGGTGCTGTTCTCCAGAGGTGCCAGGAAGAAATAGTTCGACTGAAGGAGGATAATCAAAGACTGGccatagattttgaaaaagctaAAAAG CTGTTAGAAACAAGCCATAGAAAAGTACGACACATGGAGGTCAAATTACAGAATGAACAGAAACAGTCTAAAGGGAGAGTACAACAGGAAGAGGAAACAGTGATGGCGCTGAGGGAAGAAAGTCGACAGAAAGACGAACAGATGATGAAGATGAGGAGAGCTTTGAAAGAG CTTGGAGGTAAAAATCAAGATTTAATGGAACAGAACTTGATAATAAGGGAGCAATTGAAacatttagaatttttaagtaCAGACGAGACACAGAAATTACAGAGACGGTTTACACAAGAAATGGGGCTATGTTTTTCGGAGCTTCAATCTTTAGTGAATATTTGTATGCAGAGAGCTGATGGACAGGATCCAAATATGTCAATGTTGTTAGGGGTTAGAC cCCCTACAAATGAACAGGAATTGGACACCCCTGTATCTTCTGATGAAAAACAGACATTAAGACATTGGTTGTCAAAGTTACGAGATCTCCGGTCAGAGGTGGAGAAATTACGAGGCATGATCAGTAACAAATATGCTGAAGACATGGGAGACAACTTAAATTGTGCTACACAGTga
- the LOC134687066 gene encoding centrosomal protein of 85 kDa-like isoform X2 translates to MSWKGPHSPGFTIQSNVPDYQKMLQSQITSSSGWSDNRLDRTSDRYGLHSSPHLTSGSRSNDISYTDRRMYQTYQPSKYGLPGSPSYDSYMNRDFNEFTTGPLEETVNPVILEDPLRPSGYTPSSYDLKKFDDELFGRSGKSNFLDGSGGNDSELNLDTPNNVNDSWISPPMRQTAKSELPPSEFKTPVRHNRAGILRDTSKYNDEKSNRGNIAVPSSESQITNSNHNSGWADRNNVDHGKPGPAGLGQWQKQHQNHMAFRNTDGQKSQGLATLFKHLSDDQLGSDKWESVRRAADAIINEKDMMIDKLKLRMMSLEEDNNKYEARLKRALISDVSGEEDAIRKITDLDIENASLKAEMAQMKAKKNAELDDLERKLGAAEHENEHLKSAIRTRVPGNDAIEKQISQLTNEREEWKGKFLDLRESHQQMKGRLDQLQDYLRDIPTMEETAANLQELNNLREETKFQKQQLEQLQEKLFNNKKLLSQRDLKIEELQNQMDHLSGKMNGISSELDRIKSDGEGAVLQRCQEEIVRLKEDNQRLAIDFEKAKKLLETSHRKVRHMEVKLQNEQKQSKGRVQQEEETVMALREESRQKDEQMMKMRRALKELGGKNQDLMEQNLIIREQLKHLEFLSTDETQKLQRRFTQEMGLCFSELQSLVNICMQRADGQDPNMSMLLGVRPPTNEQELDTPVSSDEKQTLRHWLSKLRDLRSEVEKLRGMISNKYAEDMGDNLNCATQ, encoded by the exons ATGTCGTGGAAAGGACCTCACTCTCCAGGTTTTACCATTCAAAGCAATGTACCAg ACTATCAGAAGATGTTACAGAGCCAGATTACATCCAGTTCAG GATGGTCTGACAACAGATTGGATAGAACATCAGACAGATATGGACTTCATTCTTCACCCCACTTGACCTCagggtcaaggtcaaatgacattTCGTATACAGACAGAAGAATGTATCAGACATATCAGCCATCTAAATATGGATTACCTGGTAGTCCAAGTTACGATTCTTATATGAATCGAGATTTTAACGAATTCACGACAGGACCATTAGAAGAGACTGTTAACCCCGTTATTTTGGAGGACCCTTTAAGGCCCAGTGGTTATACACCATCTTCTTATGACTTGAAAAAATTTGACGATGAATTATTTGGACGTTCAGGAAAAAGTAATTTTTTGGATGGGTCAGGGGGAAACGATAGTGAACTTAATTTAGACACACCCAATAATGTGAATGATTCATGGATTTCACCGCCAATGAGACAAACCGCTAAGTCTGAATTGCCGCCAAGTGAATTTAAAACACCTGTGAGACATAATAGAGCTGGAATTTTAAGAGAcacatcaaaatataatgacGAAAAGTCAAATCGAGGGAATATTGCAGTGCCTTCTAGTGAGTCTCAAATAACAAACAGTAACCATAACTCTGGGTGGGCAGACAGAAATAATGTAGATCATGGTAAACCAGGACCAGCTGGCCTTGGTCAGTGGCAAAAACAACACCAAAACCATATGGCATTCAGGAACACCGATGGTCAG AAGTCACAAGGACTAGCtacattatttaaacatttatcagATGACCAGTTAGGAAGTGACAAGTGGGAGTCTGTTAGAAGAGCAGCAGACGCCATCATTAATGAAAAAGACATGATGATTGATAA ACTAAAGCTGAGGATGATGAGTCTAGAAgaagataataacaaatatgaaGCCAGATTAAAAAGAGCTTTGATCAGTGATGTCAGTGGAGAGGAAGACGCCATTAGAAAAATAACG gaCCTTGATATAGAGAATGCATCATTGAAAGCTGAAATGGCACAAATGAAGGCAAAGAAAAATGCAGAACTAGATGATTTAGAGAGAAAACTTGG GGCTGCTGAGCATGaaaatgaacatttgaaatCTGCTATAAGAACAAGAGTTCCTGGAAATGATGCAATCGAAAAACAG ATTTCTCAACTAACCAATGAAAGAGAGGAATGGAAAGGTAAATTTCTTGATTTACGAGAGAGTCATCAGCAGATGAAAGGGAGGCTTGACCAGTTACAGGATTATCTTAGAGATATTCCCACCATGGAAGAAACTGCCGCTAATTTACAAGAA TTAAACAATTTGAGAGAAGaaacaaaattccaaaaacaacAACTGGAACAGCTTCAAGAAAAACTTTTCAACAATAAGAAATTACTGTCTCAGCGAGATTTAAAGATTGAAGAATTACAAAATCAGATGGATCATTTGTCCGGGAAGATGAATGGTATATCATCTGAACTAGATAGAATTAAATCTGATGGGGAAGGTGCTGTTCTCCAGAGGTGCCAGGAAGAAATAGTTCGACTGAAGGAGGATAATCAAAGACTGGccatagattttgaaaaagctaAAAAG CTGTTAGAAACAAGCCATAGAAAAGTACGACACATGGAGGTCAAATTACAGAATGAACAGAAACAGTCTAAAGGGAGAGTACAACAGGAAGAGGAAACAGTGATGGCGCTGAGGGAAGAAAGTCGACAGAAAGACGAACAGATGATGAAGATGAGGAGAGCTTTGAAAGAG CTTGGAGGTAAAAATCAAGATTTAATGGAACAGAACTTGATAATAAGGGAGCAATTGAAacatttagaatttttaagtaCAGACGAGACACAGAAATTACAGAGACGGTTTACACAAGAAATGGGGCTATGTTTTTCGGAGCTTCAATCTTTAGTGAATATTTGTATGCAGAGAGCTGATGGACAGGATCCAAATATGTCAATGTTGTTAGGGGTTAGAC cCCCTACAAATGAACAGGAATTGGACACCCCTGTATCTTCTGATGAAAAACAGACATTAAGACATTGGTTGTCAAAGTTACGAGATCTCCGGTCAGAGGTGGAGAAATTACGAGGCATGATCAGTAACAAATATGCTGAAGACATGGGAGACAACTTAAATTGTGCTACACAGTga